The Desulfoscipio gibsoniae DSM 7213 genome contains a region encoding:
- a CDS encoding YerC/YecD family TrpR-related protein, producing MAYTGKLRDPLLDQLFDAILKLNNTDECYQFFEDVCTVTELKTMAQRLEVARMLQGNFTYGEIASRTGASTATISRVKRSLNYGADGYKTVLDRLQSAGDAGEDKN from the coding sequence GTGGCTTACACCGGAAAATTACGCGATCCTTTACTGGATCAACTTTTTGACGCTATTTTAAAGCTCAACAATACCGATGAGTGTTATCAATTTTTTGAGGACGTTTGCACGGTTACAGAATTAAAAACCATGGCGCAGCGGTTGGAGGTGGCCAGAATGCTGCAAGGTAACTTCACTTACGGTGAAATTGCTTCCCGTACGGGGGCCAGCACGGCCACCATTAGCAGAGTGAAGAGATCTTTGAATTACGGCGCGGATGGTTATAAGACAGTACTGGACAGGCTGCAAAGCGCAGGTGATGCAGGTGAAGATAAAAATTAA
- a CDS encoding putative toxin-antitoxin system toxin component, PIN family, whose protein sequence is MKRNNIFLDSSVIIAGLASKKGGSYEVLVLAELNIIIPCICENVVSEVYRNVQKKLPAGLVHVYSLFKNLPFKLIDPTEEDIEKAKKMINEKDAAILAAAITGKVDWLLSLDKHFLELDLGDKIGMKISSPGEFLHKFPF, encoded by the coding sequence ATGAAACGGAATAACATCTTCTTGGACAGCAGCGTGATTATAGCAGGTCTAGCTTCAAAAAAGGGTGGTTCTTATGAGGTCTTGGTACTGGCTGAGTTAAACATTATAATCCCGTGCATTTGTGAGAATGTTGTAAGCGAAGTATATCGTAATGTGCAAAAGAAGCTTCCTGCTGGTCTGGTGCATGTATATTCGCTGTTTAAAAATTTGCCATTTAAATTAATAGACCCAACCGAGGAAGATATAGAAAAAGCTAAAAAAATGATTAACGAGAAAGATGCTGCTATTTTAGCAGCAGCCATAACGGGGAAAGTTGATTGGTTGCTAAGCTTGGACAAACATTTTCTAGAACTGGACCTGGGGGATAAAATCGGCATGAAAATTAGTTCACCGGGAGAATTTTTACATAAGTTTCCTTTCTAA
- a CDS encoding AbrB/MazE/SpoVT family DNA-binding domain-containing protein — MSDNRVVRYVDSVKSKKVRVWGKGQLTIPVEIRERLGIKEDSYLEVFQIGKAIVAIPERLLIKELADNFQKEMFNDDIDLEKLLLELREGNHAYETE, encoded by the coding sequence ATGTCGGATAATAGAGTTGTTAGATATGTGGATTCTGTGAAATCTAAAAAAGTAAGGGTCTGGGGAAAAGGACAGCTAACCATACCGGTTGAAATTAGAGAAAGGCTTGGTATCAAAGAGGATTCTTATTTGGAAGTATTTCAAATTGGTAAGGCTATCGTTGCAATACCTGAAAGGTTGCTTATCAAAGAGTTGGCTGATAATTTTCAGAAAGAAATGTTTAACGATGACATTGATCTAGAGAAATTACTTCTAGAGTTGAGGGAAGGCAATCACGCTTATGAAACGGAATAA
- a CDS encoding IS256-like element ISDgi1 family transposase has protein sequence MQAMQDKTIKELAKDCRTVEDVHEMLKNLFKDTLQQIFEAEIEEHLGYKKHSIEGNNTGNSRNGYNKKTIQTKFGKTEVEIPRDRNGEFEPRLIGKYEKTSNQLEDQIIAMYAKGMSTRDIEDHMRDIYGIDVSPTMVSKITDKILPLIAEWQSRTLDRIYPIVFLDAIHFKVRKDNRIINKAAYSVLALNMAGQKEILGIWIGENESASFWLGVCNDLKNRGVQDILITCKDGLSGFSEAINTVFPHTEIQLCIIHQIRNSLKYVPYKEQKELMADLKQVYQALTLEEAELAFEIFKENWGKRHPIIIRSWEKNWLELTAYFKYPYEIRKMIYTTNIIEGYHRQLRKVTKTKTAYPTDDSLKKIIYLATVEAAKKWTMPVKDWKNCISQFVIYFGDRIESEMAI, from the coding sequence ATGCAAGCCATGCAAGACAAAACGATCAAGGAATTAGCAAAGGATTGCCGCACCGTAGAAGACGTACATGAGATGCTCAAGAATCTATTCAAGGACACCTTGCAGCAGATATTCGAGGCTGAAATTGAAGAGCACCTCGGGTATAAAAAACACAGCATTGAAGGCAATAATACTGGCAACAGTCGCAACGGTTACAATAAGAAAACTATCCAGACTAAGTTCGGCAAGACAGAAGTGGAAATCCCACGGGATCGTAATGGTGAATTTGAACCAAGGCTTATCGGTAAATATGAAAAGACATCCAACCAGCTTGAAGACCAAATTATAGCCATGTACGCCAAGGGTATGTCTACACGTGATATTGAGGACCACATGAGGGATATCTACGGTATCGACGTATCCCCTACCATGGTCAGCAAGATAACAGACAAAATACTACCACTGATTGCAGAGTGGCAGTCCCGGACACTTGACCGTATATACCCTATTGTTTTCCTTGATGCTATCCATTTCAAGGTACGTAAAGATAACCGGATAATAAACAAGGCGGCCTACAGTGTGTTGGCCCTAAATATGGCAGGCCAAAAAGAAATACTTGGCATCTGGATTGGGGAAAATGAAAGTGCCAGCTTTTGGCTTGGTGTATGTAATGACCTCAAAAACAGGGGGGTGCAAGATATCCTGATTACCTGTAAAGACGGGCTTTCCGGGTTTTCTGAGGCCATAAACACTGTTTTCCCCCATACCGAAATTCAGCTTTGCATAATCCATCAAATCCGTAATTCCCTGAAGTATGTGCCATACAAAGAACAAAAGGAGTTGATGGCTGATCTTAAGCAAGTGTACCAGGCATTAACCCTGGAAGAGGCTGAGTTAGCCTTTGAAATATTCAAAGAAAACTGGGGTAAAAGACATCCCATTATAATTCGTTCCTGGGAAAAGAATTGGCTTGAGTTAACAGCTTATTTTAAATACCCATATGAAATCCGTAAAATGATTTATACTACTAATATCATCGAGGGTTACCACCGGCAACTACGGAAAGTAACCAAAACTAAAACTGCCTATCCAACAGACGATTCACTGAAGAAAATTATTTACCTGGCCACCGTTGAAGCAGCAAAAAAATGGACTATGCCAGTTAAAGATTGGAAAAATTGCATCTCCCAATTTGTCATATACTTTGGTGATAGGATAGAATCAGAGATGGCCATATAA
- a CDS encoding RNA-guided endonuclease InsQ/TnpB family protein yields the protein MSNNMSSPKEIRNYKFRIYPNKEQESKLTNWLTTCRIIYNSALADRKNYYERTGNGLTRIAQQETLKADKAKHPKVKEVHSQVAQEVLFRVERAYNNFFRRVQAGEKPGYPRYKGPGQYKSLTFTQFGDGLGASFQNDKLKLSKIGLVKIDLHREIHGQVKICTIKREQSGKWYAVLAVEEYPVLFSPNWQTIGLDVGIKEFAVLSNGEKIANPKHLQKSERKLKTLQRSLSRKKKGSKNRAKARNKLARQHEKIRHQRKDFHHKISDQLVWRYGKIVVEDLQITNMVQNHKLAKSISDAGWGEFISMLTYKAESAGRMVEKIPPYGTTQQCSRCGSIVKKDLSVRIHACPHCGLVLDRDHNAAINILHKSKAS from the coding sequence ATGTCAAATAATATGTCCAGTCCCAAGGAAATCCGTAATTACAAATTTCGTATCTACCCAAATAAAGAGCAGGAAAGTAAGCTAACTAATTGGTTGACCACCTGCCGTATAATTTACAACTCGGCACTGGCCGACCGGAAAAACTACTATGAACGCACGGGCAACGGGCTAACCAGGATAGCACAACAAGAAACTCTCAAAGCCGATAAAGCAAAGCACCCGAAGGTTAAAGAAGTTCATTCGCAAGTAGCCCAGGAGGTTTTGTTCCGCGTGGAACGCGCCTATAACAACTTTTTCCGTCGCGTGCAAGCCGGAGAGAAACCCGGTTATCCTAGATACAAAGGACCGGGGCAGTATAAATCCCTTACCTTCACCCAGTTTGGCGATGGCCTTGGTGCCTCGTTCCAAAATGATAAACTAAAACTATCCAAGATCGGCTTGGTTAAAATAGATTTGCACCGGGAGATACACGGTCAAGTCAAGATATGTACCATAAAGCGTGAACAGTCCGGCAAATGGTACGCCGTACTGGCGGTGGAAGAATACCCGGTGTTATTCTCCCCCAATTGGCAGACCATTGGCCTGGATGTGGGAATAAAGGAGTTTGCCGTACTCTCCAATGGAGAGAAAATAGCCAACCCCAAGCATCTGCAAAAATCCGAACGAAAACTGAAAACACTGCAAAGAAGCTTATCACGTAAGAAGAAAGGTTCAAAGAACCGAGCCAAGGCCAGGAATAAACTTGCCAGGCAACACGAAAAGATACGCCACCAGCGCAAAGACTTCCACCATAAGATATCCGATCAATTGGTATGGAGATACGGCAAGATCGTAGTGGAAGACTTGCAAATAACAAACATGGTACAAAACCATAAACTGGCCAAGAGCATATCCGACGCCGGGTGGGGCGAATTCATCTCCATGCTAACCTACAAGGCTGAGAGTGCCGGTAGGATGGTGGAGAAAATACCCCCTTACGGGACAACGCAGCAGTGCAGCCGGTGCGGTAGTATTGTCAAGAAAGACCTGTCGGTAAGAATACATGCCTGCCCACATTGTGGCCTTGTCCTTGACAGGGACCACAATGCAGCAATAAATATTCTACATAAGTCTAAAGCATCATAG
- the tnpA gene encoding IS200/IS605 family transposase codes for MIEAVIQYIPFVHYICCVKYRRKFLTPEISEYLKKVNQDIAGKFGVQIIEQETDRDHIHIIFASKPEVQLSKFINSLKSTSARLIFRDHPEIKKELWGGNFWSPSYFLSTVGEVKLEDVK; via the coding sequence TTGATAGAGGCTGTCATTCAGTATATTCCCTTCGTCCATTACATCTGCTGCGTCAAATACCGGCGCAAATTTCTCACGCCGGAAATATCAGAGTATCTAAAGAAGGTAAACCAAGACATAGCCGGCAAGTTTGGTGTACAGATAATTGAGCAAGAAACTGATAGGGATCACATCCACATTATCTTTGCATCAAAACCGGAAGTTCAGCTTTCCAAGTTCATCAACTCCTTAAAGTCCACTTCAGCCAGGCTGATATTCCGAGATCATCCCGAAATTAAAAAAGAGCTTTGGGGCGGCAACTTCTGGTCGCCAAGCTATTTCTTATCCACTGTGGGGGAGGTGAAACTGGAGGATGTCAAATAA